In the Piscinibacter sp. XHJ-5 genome, one interval contains:
- a CDS encoding ATP-binding cassette domain-containing protein, producing MVDHILQLENVSKFFGAVIALNGVTLRLKRGEVHCLLGDNGAGKSTLIKTLAGVHRPDQGEYRVEGEAVRFGSPREALDRGIATVYQDLALVPLMSVARNFYMGREPVRRLFGVLPVMDHRAAGEAASARLAEMGIRVRDPEQMVGTLSGGEKQCLAIARAIHFGAKVLILDEPTAALGVKQSVNVLKLVHKARERGVSVIFITHNVNHAYPIGDSFTLLNRGKSLGTFAKGDVSKDEVLDMMAGGAEMQKLMAELEGVTI from the coding sequence ATGGTCGACCACATCCTCCAGCTCGAGAACGTCAGCAAGTTCTTCGGCGCCGTCATCGCGCTCAACGGCGTCACGCTGCGCCTGAAGCGCGGCGAGGTGCACTGCCTGCTCGGCGACAACGGCGCCGGCAAGTCGACGCTGATCAAGACGCTGGCCGGCGTGCACCGCCCCGACCAGGGCGAGTACCGCGTCGAAGGCGAGGCGGTGCGCTTCGGCTCGCCGCGCGAAGCGCTCGACCGCGGCATCGCGACCGTCTACCAGGACCTCGCGCTGGTGCCGCTGATGAGCGTGGCGCGCAACTTCTACATGGGCCGCGAGCCGGTGCGCCGGCTGTTCGGCGTGCTGCCCGTGATGGACCACCGCGCCGCCGGCGAGGCGGCGAGCGCGCGCCTGGCCGAGATGGGCATCCGCGTGCGCGACCCCGAGCAGATGGTCGGCACCCTGTCGGGCGGCGAGAAGCAGTGCCTGGCGATCGCCCGCGCCATCCACTTCGGCGCCAAGGTGCTGATCCTCGACGAGCCCACTGCCGCGCTCGGCGTCAAGCAGAGCGTGAACGTGCTCAAGCTGGTCCACAAGGCGCGCGAACGCGGCGTGTCGGTGATCTTCATCACCCACAACGTGAACCACGCCTATCCGATCGGCGACAGCTTCACCCTGCTCAACCGCGGCAAGTCGCTGGGCACCTTCGCCAAGGGCGACGTCAGCAAGGACGAGGTGCTCGACATGATGGCCGGCGGGGCGGAGATGCAGAAGCTGATGGCGGAGCTGGAGGGCGTGACGATATGA
- a CDS encoding ABC transporter permease: MTLATSASLAASTPDERLRAVSPWRRFLGRPEFGSLSGAVLVFALFGVVAGGSGMFSAEGAVNWGTVSAFLGIIAVGAALLMIGGEFDLSIGSMIGFAGMMLSIPALYWGWPLWASTLFTFALCMLLGAFNGYVVVKTGLPSFIVTLAFFFVLRGLSLAVSVMLTGKTIISTHGDAVLRDLVAADALFHALFAGHVLTGLFDALAGAGVLAAGDGGKALAVGVPKVVVWWLGLTLAGAYMLARTRFGNWILAVGGDPLAAKNTGIPVARVKMLLFVLMAACSALFAVLQVADAGSAAADRGLQKEFEAIIAAVIGGCLLTGGYGSVVGASLGALIFGVVQIGIGYTSIDNNWYRVFLGGMLLVAVVFNNFIRRRVALGRR; the protein is encoded by the coding sequence ATGACCCTCGCCACCTCCGCATCGCTGGCCGCCTCGACCCCCGACGAGCGCCTGCGTGCCGTCTCGCCCTGGCGGCGCTTCCTCGGCCGCCCCGAGTTCGGCTCGCTGTCGGGGGCGGTGCTGGTGTTCGCGCTGTTCGGCGTCGTCGCCGGCGGATCGGGCATGTTCAGCGCCGAGGGCGCAGTCAACTGGGGCACGGTGTCCGCCTTCCTCGGCATCATCGCCGTCGGCGCGGCGCTGCTGATGATCGGCGGCGAGTTCGACCTGTCCATCGGCTCGATGATCGGCTTCGCCGGCATGATGCTGTCGATCCCGGCGCTGTACTGGGGCTGGCCGCTGTGGGCCTCGACGCTGTTCACTTTCGCGCTGTGCATGCTGCTCGGGGCGTTCAACGGCTACGTCGTCGTCAAGACCGGCCTGCCGTCGTTCATCGTCACGCTCGCCTTCTTCTTCGTGCTGCGCGGGCTGTCGCTGGCGGTGTCGGTGATGCTCACCGGCAAGACCATCATCAGCACCCACGGCGACGCGGTGCTGCGCGACCTGGTGGCCGCCGACGCGCTCTTTCATGCGCTCTTCGCCGGGCACGTGCTCACGGGGCTGTTCGACGCGCTGGCTGGTGCCGGCGTGCTCGCGGCAGGCGACGGCGGCAAGGCGCTCGCCGTCGGCGTGCCCAAGGTCGTGGTGTGGTGGCTGGGGCTCACGCTGGCCGGCGCCTACATGCTCGCGCGCACGCGCTTCGGCAACTGGATCCTCGCGGTGGGCGGCGATCCGCTGGCGGCCAAGAACACGGGGATTCCGGTGGCACGCGTGAAGATGCTGCTCTTCGTGCTGATGGCCGCCTGCTCCGCGCTGTTCGCCGTGCTGCAGGTGGCCGACGCCGGCTCGGCCGCCGCCGACCGCGGGCTGCAGAAGGAGTTCGAGGCCATCATCGCGGCGGTGATCGGGGGCTGCCTGCTCACTGGCGGCTACGGCTCCGTGGTCGGCGCCTCGCTCGGCGCGCTGATCTTCGGCGTGGTTCAGATCGGGATCGGCTACACCAGCATCGACAACAACTGGTACCGCGTCTTCCTCGGCGGCATGCTGCTGGTGGCCGTGGTCTTCAACAACTTCATCCGCCGGCGCGTCGCGCTCGGGAGGCGCTGA
- a CDS encoding sugar ABC transporter substrate-binding protein, with protein sequence MSLPSTKWFARGLAAAALLVAGAAHADKYVLISHAPDSDSWWNTIKNAIKQAGEDYGVQVDYRNPPTGDLADMARLIEQAAASNYDGVITTIADFQVLQGAIGKVTAKKIPVITINSGTVEQSEKLGAIMHVGQPEYEAGKGAGERAKAKGIKSFLCVNHYATNPASFERCRGFGDAIGVDYKKSTLDVGDDPTTIESKVSAYLRQNPSTGAVLTLGPTSAHPTLKALEKSGLKGKIWVASFDLSDEISRGVKDGSVQFGIDQQPYLQGYIPVAVLATMKNLKTTDLKQVAEAVKANSKTKARFAEYGLAPAFGSRHIGSGPGFVTKENIAKVERYAGQFR encoded by the coding sequence ATGAGCCTTCCCTCGACGAAGTGGTTCGCGCGCGGCCTGGCCGCGGCCGCTTTGCTGGTCGCCGGCGCGGCGCATGCCGACAAGTACGTGCTGATCAGCCATGCGCCCGATTCCGATTCGTGGTGGAACACGATCAAGAACGCGATCAAGCAGGCCGGCGAGGACTACGGCGTTCAGGTCGATTACCGCAATCCACCCACCGGCGACCTGGCCGACATGGCGCGCCTCATCGAGCAGGCGGCGGCCTCCAACTACGACGGCGTCATCACCACGATCGCCGACTTCCAGGTGCTGCAGGGCGCCATCGGCAAGGTGACGGCGAAGAAGATCCCCGTCATCACGATCAACTCCGGCACGGTCGAGCAAAGCGAGAAGCTCGGCGCCATCATGCACGTGGGCCAGCCCGAATACGAAGCCGGCAAGGGCGCGGGCGAGCGCGCCAAGGCCAAGGGCATCAAGAGCTTCCTGTGCGTCAACCACTACGCCACCAACCCGGCCTCGTTCGAGCGTTGCCGAGGCTTCGGCGATGCGATCGGCGTCGACTACAAGAAGTCCACGCTGGATGTCGGCGACGACCCGACGACGATCGAGTCGAAGGTCTCCGCCTACCTGCGGCAGAACCCCAGCACGGGCGCCGTGCTGACGCTCGGACCGACGTCGGCGCACCCGACGCTGAAGGCGCTGGAGAAGTCCGGCCTCAAGGGAAAGATCTGGGTGGCCAGCTTCGACCTGTCCGACGAGATCTCGCGCGGCGTGAAGGACGGCTCGGTGCAGTTCGGCATCGACCAGCAGCCGTATCTGCAGGGCTACATCCCGGTGGCCGTGCTGGCGACGATGAAGAACCTCAAGACGACCGACCTGAAGCAGGTCGCCGAGGCGGTGAAGGCCAACTCCAAGACCAAGGCGCGCTTCGCCGAATACGGCCTGGCGCCGGCCTTCGGCAGCCGCCACATCGGCTCGGGGCCCGGCTTCGTGACCAAGGAGAACATCGCCAAGGTGGAGCGGTACGCCGGGCAGTTCCGCTGA
- a CDS encoding MurR/RpiR family transcriptional regulator, whose translation MPAAAPPRTIERLLKDISSEFESLSKQLKLIARYVEQHRDHIGLEGIQDMAEHCGVQPSAVIRFAKHFGFSGFSEMQKIFRDGISRQLAPSRNYQARIREVIASGQGEMSSADIAREFIGGSIAGMQELQRSLHAPSFVKAVELLVHADCVWVVGSRRSFSVAAYLDYALQHTDKRIQLVSALGSMHEGQLRSLRAGDVMIAVSFTPYAEETQICTETAVQRGAKVIAITDSRMSPLARGASAVLLVQDNSTLGFRSLTSTMGLAQSLFIALAYRLELDYQPTQQQALAQHSP comes from the coding sequence ATGCCAGCCGCGGCCCCGCCCAGAACGATCGAGCGACTGCTCAAGGACATCTCGTCCGAGTTCGAGTCACTGAGCAAGCAGCTCAAGCTGATCGCGCGCTACGTGGAGCAGCACCGCGACCACATCGGCCTCGAAGGCATCCAGGACATGGCCGAGCACTGCGGCGTGCAGCCGTCGGCGGTGATCCGCTTCGCCAAGCACTTCGGCTTCTCCGGCTTCTCGGAGATGCAGAAGATCTTCCGCGACGGCATCTCCAGGCAGCTGGCGCCGAGCCGCAACTACCAGGCGCGCATCCGCGAGGTCATCGCCTCCGGGCAGGGCGAGATGAGCAGCGCCGACATCGCGCGCGAGTTCATCGGCGGCAGCATCGCGGGCATGCAGGAGCTGCAGCGCTCGCTGCATGCACCCAGTTTCGTGAAGGCGGTGGAGCTGCTGGTGCACGCCGACTGCGTGTGGGTGGTGGGTTCGCGCCGCTCGTTCTCCGTCGCGGCCTACCTCGACTACGCGCTGCAGCACACCGACAAGCGCATCCAGCTCGTGAGCGCCTTGGGCAGCATGCACGAGGGGCAGCTGCGCTCGCTGCGTGCGGGCGATGTGATGATCGCGGTGTCGTTCACGCCCTACGCCGAGGAAACGCAGATCTGCACCGAGACCGCGGTGCAGCGCGGCGCCAAGGTCATTGCCATCACCGACAGCCGGATGAGCCCGCTCGCGCGCGGCGCGTCCGCGGTGCTGCTGGTGCAGGACAACAGCACGCTCGGGTTTCGTTCCCTCACCAGCACGATGGGCCTGGCGCAAAGCCTGTTCATCGCCCTGGCCTACCGGCTGGAGCTGGACTACCAGCCGACCCAGCAACAGGCGCTCGCCCAGCACTCGCCATGA
- the iolG gene encoding inositol 2-dehydrogenase: protein MNRQVALFGAGRIGRIHAANLAALPGVQLRYVCDPVADSAASLAQQVGAQAATLDQAFEDPAIDVVAIASPTDTHSDLIGRAAAARKHIFCEKPVDLSVPRAVACAESVKAAGIACMIGFQRRFDPTFSDAKQRLARGDIGEAEVLVITSRDPGAPPAQYLKGSGGIFRDMLIHDFDVFRWILGDEAAWLSATGSCLVDPAIAEVGDIDTAAVTLRTRGGRLCQINASRRAAYGYDQRFEVLGSRGLLACGNHRPTEVMQMDAQGVHHDKPEHFFLQRYREAYRLEVAHFFECLQSGAPFRTSIDDGVAAQKLADAATESWRCGQAVAL, encoded by the coding sequence ATGAACAGACAAGTTGCCCTTTTCGGCGCGGGCCGCATCGGCCGCATCCATGCCGCCAACCTCGCCGCGCTGCCCGGCGTGCAGCTGCGCTACGTGTGCGACCCGGTCGCTGACAGCGCGGCTTCGCTGGCGCAGCAGGTCGGCGCCCAGGCGGCGACCCTCGACCAGGCGTTCGAGGATCCGGCGATCGACGTGGTCGCCATCGCCTCGCCCACCGACACCCACAGCGACCTCATCGGCCGCGCGGCGGCGGCGCGCAAGCACATCTTCTGCGAGAAGCCGGTCGACCTCTCGGTGCCGCGTGCCGTGGCGTGCGCCGAGTCGGTGAAGGCCGCGGGCATCGCCTGCATGATCGGCTTCCAGCGCCGCTTCGATCCCACGTTCAGCGACGCGAAGCAACGCCTCGCCCGCGGCGACATCGGCGAGGCCGAGGTGCTGGTGATCACCAGCCGCGACCCCGGCGCGCCACCCGCGCAGTACCTGAAGGGCTCGGGCGGCATCTTCCGCGACATGCTGATCCACGACTTCGACGTGTTCCGCTGGATCCTCGGCGACGAGGCGGCCTGGCTGTCGGCCACCGGCTCGTGCCTGGTCGATCCGGCCATCGCCGAAGTGGGCGACATCGACACCGCGGCCGTGACGCTGCGCACGAGAGGCGGGCGGCTCTGCCAGATCAATGCCTCGCGACGGGCCGCGTACGGCTACGACCAGCGCTTCGAGGTGCTCGGTTCGCGCGGCCTGCTGGCCTGCGGCAACCACCGTCCGACCGAGGTGATGCAGATGGATGCGCAGGGCGTGCACCACGACAAGCCCGAACACTTCTTCCTGCAGCGCTACCGCGAGGCCTACCGGCTCGAGGTGGCGCACTTCTTCGAATGCCTGCAGAGCGGCGCGCCATTTCGCACCTCGATCGACGACGGCGTCGCGGCGCAGAAGCTCGCCGATGCGGCGACCGAGTCGTGGCGCTGCGGGCAGGCGGTGGCGCTGTGA
- a CDS encoding Gfo/Idh/MocA family oxidoreductase, with amino-acid sequence MSTGTLRVGIAGLGRLGRRHAETLARHTPGCSLVAACSPVDAERDMARHDLQVPRVYADFDRFVADPELDAVVLATPTPLHADQTIAALRRGMHVFVEKPLALNVEDCERVERVAAEHPGQVAMVGFVRRFDPSYLHARQAIADGAIGKPFLVRSQTCDPLDATGAFIRFAPSSGGIFMDCSVHDIDVARWMLGNPRATRVYASGMVAVHEALRDIGDVDNGLAMIEFEGGAQAMLYASRTFAHGHETHSEIIGTAGKLLVGHGAARDRVVLSDVHGVRHQAVADFFERFGEAFGREMQAFVSSCRGEQAPALSLSDATEATRIGLAITRSWRSGQAQAV; translated from the coding sequence GTGAGCACAGGGACGCTGCGTGTCGGCATCGCCGGCCTCGGCCGACTGGGCCGGCGGCATGCCGAGACCCTGGCGCGGCATACGCCCGGCTGCTCGCTGGTCGCGGCCTGCAGCCCCGTCGACGCCGAGCGGGACATGGCCCGGCACGACTTGCAGGTGCCGCGGGTCTACGCCGACTTCGACCGCTTCGTGGCCGACCCCGAGCTCGACGCCGTGGTGCTGGCCACGCCCACTCCCCTGCATGCCGACCAGACCATCGCGGCACTGCGCCGCGGCATGCATGTGTTCGTCGAGAAGCCGCTGGCGCTGAACGTCGAGGACTGCGAGCGGGTGGAGCGGGTGGCCGCCGAGCACCCCGGGCAGGTCGCGATGGTGGGTTTCGTGCGCCGCTTCGATCCGAGCTATCTGCATGCGCGGCAGGCGATCGCCGACGGCGCGATCGGCAAGCCCTTCCTCGTGCGCTCGCAGACCTGCGACCCGCTGGACGCCACCGGCGCCTTCATCCGCTTCGCGCCGAGCTCCGGCGGCATCTTCATGGACTGCAGCGTGCACGACATCGACGTCGCGCGGTGGATGCTCGGCAACCCGCGCGCCACGCGCGTCTACGCGAGCGGCATGGTGGCGGTGCACGAGGCGCTGCGCGACATCGGAGACGTCGACAACGGCCTGGCGATGATCGAGTTCGAAGGCGGCGCGCAGGCCATGCTGTATGCCTCGCGGACTTTCGCGCACGGCCACGAGACGCACAGCGAGATCATCGGCACGGCCGGCAAGCTGCTGGTGGGCCATGGCGCGGCGCGCGATCGCGTGGTGCTCAGCGATGTGCACGGCGTGCGCCACCAGGCGGTGGCGGACTTCTTCGAACGCTTCGGCGAGGCGTTCGGCCGCGAGATGCAGGCCTTCGTGTCGAGCTGCCGCGGCGAGCAGGCGCCGGCCCTGTCGCTGTCGGATGCCACCGAGGCCACGCGCATCGGCCTGGCGATCACGCGCTCGTGGCGCAGCGGACAGGCGCAGGCCGTGTAG
- the trxC gene encoding thioredoxin TrxC: MHIACPHCTATNRVPDERLADDPVCGRCGQPLLPGEPVALTDANFDAVTARTELPVVVDFWASWCGPCRMMAPQFEQAARQLKGRAVFAKVDSDANPRLSSRFGIRSIPTIVRLRGGQEDKRLSGALQAGQIVSWAIQ; the protein is encoded by the coding sequence ATGCACATCGCCTGCCCGCACTGCACTGCCACCAACCGCGTTCCCGACGAGCGACTCGCCGACGATCCCGTGTGCGGGCGCTGCGGCCAGCCGCTGCTGCCGGGCGAGCCGGTCGCGCTGACGGATGCCAACTTCGACGCGGTGACCGCAAGGACCGAGCTGCCGGTGGTGGTCGACTTCTGGGCCAGCTGGTGCGGCCCGTGCCGGATGATGGCGCCGCAGTTCGAGCAGGCGGCGCGCCAGCTCAAGGGCCGCGCGGTGTTCGCCAAGGTCGACAGCGACGCGAATCCGCGCTTGTCGTCGCGCTTCGGCATCCGCAGCATCCCGACCATCGTGCGCCTGCGCGGCGGGCAAGAGGACAAGCGGCTGTCGGGGGCGTTGCAGGCAGGACAGATCGTGAGCTGGGCGATCCAGTAG
- a CDS encoding BON domain-containing protein, whose protein sequence is MRAAVFTLLLAACASAPPAPEPRAADVLSLNPFNDPFVQATRDRPCPAPRGPAYTEAQRLQEAHYRVERGTSCWLAGQCSEPNAYRYDARIAEAAVAALRGDAAVSAGTSIWVIAERRFVYLQGCIADAAQAARAEAIVKALPDVQLVIPSLSLPGEGPRYPVP, encoded by the coding sequence ATGAGAGCGGCTGTCTTCACCTTGCTGCTTGCGGCATGCGCGAGCGCACCGCCCGCGCCCGAGCCGCGAGCCGCCGACGTGCTGTCGCTCAACCCGTTCAACGACCCCTTCGTTCAGGCCACCCGCGACCGCCCCTGCCCAGCGCCACGCGGACCGGCGTACACCGAGGCGCAGCGCCTGCAGGAAGCGCACTACCGCGTCGAACGCGGCACCAGCTGCTGGCTCGCCGGGCAGTGCAGCGAGCCGAATGCCTATCGCTACGACGCGCGCATCGCCGAAGCCGCGGTCGCGGCCCTGCGGGGCGACGCCGCCGTGTCGGCGGGGACGTCGATCTGGGTCATCGCCGAGCGCCGCTTCGTGTACCTCCAGGGATGTATCGCCGATGCGGCGCAGGCGGCGCGGGCCGAGGCGATCGTGAAGGCCCTGCCCGATGTGCAACTGGTGATCCCGAGCCTGTCGCTGCCGGGAGAGGGGCCGCGGTACCCGGTCCCGTAG
- a CDS encoding LysR family transcriptional regulator yields the protein MDWDDLRVALAVAEAGSLAGAARALNVNHTTALRRLDALEARLRTRLFDRRRGGYVPTEAGEMVADEARAVAPRIDDLERRLLGRDLRLTGSVRVTTAFVTMAYLLPRPLAEFALRHPGIEVEVAESAALLDLSRRQADVALRLSRQVPEHWVGRTLGTAQYRVYARRGAAGLPQRRTPLPALLANAPWISFEREPSNRYGRWMLEHIPAQQVRLRVDMFNSVVAMLRTGLGVGVLPTFVAAHEPQLVAVSATIEALSTPLWVLTHPDLRRTARIQAFMQVLGDAVARDLKEAG from the coding sequence ATGGACTGGGACGACCTTCGTGTGGCGCTCGCGGTGGCCGAGGCGGGCTCGCTGGCCGGCGCGGCGCGTGCGCTCAACGTGAACCACACGACGGCGTTGCGCCGCCTCGATGCCCTGGAGGCGCGCCTGCGCACGCGGCTGTTCGACCGGCGGCGCGGCGGGTACGTGCCCACCGAAGCCGGCGAGATGGTGGCCGACGAGGCGCGTGCAGTCGCGCCGCGCATCGACGACCTCGAACGCCGCCTGCTCGGCCGCGACCTGCGCCTGACCGGCAGCGTGCGTGTCACCACCGCCTTCGTCACCATGGCCTACCTGCTGCCGCGCCCGCTGGCGGAGTTCGCGCTGCGGCACCCCGGCATCGAGGTGGAGGTCGCCGAGAGCGCCGCGCTGCTCGACCTGTCGCGGCGCCAGGCCGACGTCGCCCTGCGGCTGTCGCGCCAGGTGCCGGAGCACTGGGTCGGGCGCACGCTGGGCACGGCGCAGTACCGCGTGTATGCCAGGCGAGGCGCCGCCGGCCTGCCGCAGCGCCGGACGCCGCTTCCGGCGCTGCTCGCCAACGCGCCGTGGATCTCCTTCGAGCGCGAGCCGAGCAACCGCTACGGCCGCTGGATGCTCGAGCACATCCCCGCGCAGCAGGTGCGCTTGCGGGTGGACATGTTCAACAGCGTGGTGGCGATGCTGCGCACCGGCCTGGGCGTGGGCGTGCTGCCCACCTTCGTCGCGGCGCACGAGCCGCAACTGGTCGCGGTGTCGGCGACCATCGAGGCGTTGAGCACCCCGCTGTGGGTGCTGACCCACCCGGACCTGCGCCGCACGGCGCGCATCCAGGCCTTCATGCAGGTGCTGGGCGATGCGGTGGCGCGCGACTTGAAGGAGGCGGGATGA
- a CDS encoding flavin reductase family protein — MSPVSKALAPSFSAEQFRAALGMFATGVTIVTARDAGGAPIGLTANSFNSVSLDPPLVLWSLSRLAGSMPHFTRGSHYAINILAAEQRELAERFSRKDADRFAGVAYREGRAGAPIFEGAAAVFECFNRSRYAEGDHVIFVGEVEHCERRESAQPLIFHGGRYFAELPL; from the coding sequence ATGTCCCCCGTCTCCAAGGCGCTGGCGCCGAGCTTCTCCGCCGAGCAGTTCCGTGCGGCGCTCGGCATGTTCGCCACCGGCGTCACCATCGTCACCGCGCGCGACGCCGGTGGCGCGCCGATCGGTCTCACGGCCAACTCGTTCAACTCCGTCTCCCTGGATCCGCCGCTGGTGCTCTGGAGCTTGTCGCGGCTGGCCGGATCGATGCCGCACTTCACGCGCGGGTCGCACTACGCGATCAACATCCTGGCGGCCGAGCAGCGCGAGCTGGCCGAGCGCTTCTCGCGCAAGGATGCCGACCGCTTCGCCGGCGTGGCCTACCGGGAGGGACGCGCGGGCGCGCCGATCTTCGAAGGTGCGGCCGCCGTCTTCGAGTGCTTCAACCGCAGCCGCTACGCCGAAGGCGACCACGTCATCTTCGTCGGCGAGGTCGAACATTGCGAGCGGCGTGAATCCGCGCAGCCGCTGATCTTCCACGGCGGGCGCTACTTCGCCGAACTGCCGCTCTAG
- a CDS encoding sigma-70 family RNA polymerase sigma factor, whose amino-acid sequence MNAPTTFRQQLLATIPRLRRYARSLVFDHSAADDLVQTALERALAHWHQFDQRRDILVWVLSIAHNAHMDERRRHAHVLAVEPQDLQDGPDAVAGSVPDPGLRMDLLAALARLPVEQREPLLLVSLEQLSYAECAEVLRIPVGTVMSRVSRGRAALRALLDGHAPAPAGTRGLRRVV is encoded by the coding sequence GTGAACGCTCCGACGACCTTTCGCCAGCAGCTGCTCGCCACCATCCCGCGCCTGCGACGCTATGCGCGCTCGCTGGTGTTCGATCACAGCGCGGCCGACGATCTGGTCCAGACGGCCCTGGAGCGAGCGCTGGCCCACTGGCACCAGTTCGACCAGCGACGAGACATCCTCGTGTGGGTGCTCAGCATTGCGCACAACGCCCACATGGACGAGCGCCGCCGCCATGCGCACGTGCTCGCCGTGGAACCGCAGGACCTGCAGGACGGGCCCGATGCCGTGGCCGGCAGCGTGCCGGATCCGGGCCTGCGCATGGACCTGCTGGCGGCACTGGCGCGCCTGCCGGTCGAGCAGCGCGAGCCCTTGCTGCTGGTCTCGCTGGAGCAACTGTCGTACGCCGAGTGCGCCGAGGTGCTGCGCATTCCGGTGGGTACCGTGATGTCACGGGTGTCGCGCGGGCGCGCTGCGCTGCGCGCGCTGCTCGACGGTCATGCCCCAGCACCTGCGGGAACGCGCGGTCTGCGTCGCGTCGTTTGA
- a CDS encoding anti-sigma factor, whose amino-acid sequence MNPTAFNELPLDDKLSAWLDDELAADQRAQVEAWLHEHPDDAARVRLWAADRDAVRARLASSIEEAVPTRLEQVAWSQAPSTAHPGWLRWAAVIAAFVVGAAAGAFTMWRLDDDGPSFMAKGGWEQRAMVAHAVYVPEVRHPVEVAVAGKTPEDSKAQEEHLARWLTKRIDRPVKLVDLREQGYELVGGRLLPDAGGPCAQLMYQRIGEATPSRVTVYLRKPDANTPAAFRYERHGELGMFYWIEGSTGYALVGSLPRDQLLTLAEAIYKQVQN is encoded by the coding sequence ATGAATCCGACTGCCTTCAACGAACTTCCGCTCGACGACAAGTTGTCCGCCTGGCTGGACGACGAGCTCGCCGCCGACCAGCGCGCCCAGGTCGAGGCGTGGCTTCACGAGCATCCCGACGACGCCGCGCGCGTGCGGCTGTGGGCCGCCGACCGCGACGCGGTGCGCGCGCGCCTGGCCTCGTCCATCGAGGAGGCGGTGCCCACGCGGCTCGAGCAGGTGGCGTGGAGCCAGGCTCCGTCGACCGCGCACCCGGGCTGGCTGCGCTGGGCCGCCGTGATCGCGGCCTTCGTCGTCGGCGCCGCCGCCGGCGCCTTCACGATGTGGCGGCTCGACGACGACGGTCCTTCGTTCATGGCGAAGGGTGGCTGGGAGCAGCGCGCAATGGTGGCGCATGCGGTCTACGTGCCCGAGGTCCGCCACCCGGTGGAGGTGGCGGTTGCCGGCAAGACGCCCGAAGACAGCAAGGCGCAGGAAGAGCACCTGGCCCGCTGGCTCACCAAGCGCATCGACCGGCCGGTGAAGCTCGTCGACCTGCGCGAGCAGGGCTACGAGCTGGTGGGCGGCCGCCTGCTGCCCGACGCCGGCGGACCGTGCGCGCAGCTCATGTACCAGCGCATCGGCGAGGCCACGCCGAGCCGCGTGACGGTGTACCTGCGCAAGCCGGACGCGAACACGCCGGCCGCCTTCCGCTACGAGCGGCACGGCGAGCTCGGCATGTTCTATTGGATCGAGGGATCCACCGGCTACGCGCTGGTCGGGTCGCTTCCGCGCGACCAGCTGCTGACGCTGGCCGAGGCGATCTACAAGCAAGTGCAGAACTGA
- a CDS encoding HDOD domain-containing protein, translating to MPVDAQLRSLNIDVPAQPEALVKLSLLLADEDINLQALSGLIESDMALAAAVLKAVNSSLYGLAGRVQTVQQAITFLGTREVAAVTFEMGLKAVFPPALELEPVWERAGARGLLMGRIAAALDVDPWASHSAGLFEECGKAVLYRHASERYRPMLKAAKDDEELLFLEHQEFGVSHDALGAALCESWGLAPSAVHSVRYHVIVNSTHELPMHIQRRAICAISALANALMNDPDSVDEVGRAVAPQADMDVVMVLRGTRKVQQQIEAAIARSATAA from the coding sequence ATGCCCGTCGACGCCCAACTTCGTTCCCTCAACATCGATGTGCCGGCGCAGCCGGAGGCGCTGGTGAAGCTGTCGCTGCTGCTGGCCGACGAGGACATCAACCTGCAGGCACTGTCGGGGCTCATCGAATCCGACATGGCGCTGGCGGCGGCCGTGCTGAAGGCGGTCAACTCCTCGCTGTACGGCCTGGCCGGCCGCGTGCAGACCGTGCAGCAGGCGATCACGTTTCTCGGCACGCGCGAGGTCGCGGCCGTCACCTTCGAGATGGGGCTGAAGGCGGTGTTCCCGCCGGCGCTGGAGCTCGAGCCGGTGTGGGAGCGCGCCGGCGCGCGCGGACTGCTGATGGGCCGCATCGCCGCGGCGCTCGATGTGGATCCGTGGGCCTCGCATTCGGCCGGCCTTTTCGAGGAATGCGGCAAGGCGGTGCTGTACCGCCATGCTTCCGAACGCTACCGTCCGATGCTGAAGGCGGCCAAGGACGACGAGGAGCTGCTGTTCCTCGAGCACCAGGAGTTCGGCGTCAGCCACGATGCGCTCGGCGCCGCCCTGTGCGAGAGCTGGGGCCTTGCGCCGTCCGCGGTGCACAGCGTGCGCTACCACGTCATCGTCAACTCCACGCACGAGCTGCCGATGCACATCCAGCGCCGCGCCATCTGCGCCATCTCGGCGCTGGCCAACGCACTGATGAACGACCCCGACAGCGTCGACGAGGTGGGGCGAGCGGTCGCGCCGCAGGCCGACATGGACGTGGTGATGGTGCTGCGCGGCACGCGCAAGGTGCAGCAGCAGATCGAAGCGGCGATCGCGCGCAGCGCGACTGCCGCCTAG